Proteins found in one SAR324 cluster bacterium genomic segment:
- a CDS encoding long-chain fatty acid--CoA ligase → MELMYQNVVEMMDRCCEEYADLPMYGAPANGDYNWMTFRDFAETVADLRGGLDWLGIGMGDCVGVIASNMIPWVTMAYATFSAGAVYVPMYPQQHTEEWQYILRDAGCKVLLVASEKLYHEALTWRGEILPELQHVVLLREAADPKIHTYEGLRKMGQQHPVPAQYPEASALLEIMYTSGTTGNPKGVMLSHRGVLSTVQAGLTSIPFQKGDRTLAFLPWAHIFGQICEIHGLMMFGMSAAMNENLAKLVDELGQVKPTLLFAVPRVYNRIYEKIHLQIYNKSPKLYSLFQYGLTCSAKRRHGEKLSLKEALSFKLCDKLFFSKVRARFGNRLRMAYSGGSALNPEVIEFVQNIGITLLEGYGLTEAIVSANAPDVQKTGAVGKPLPGVRVEIDRSVTTANEQDGEIIIHGPTLMLGYHNLPEETASVFTPEGGFRTGDVGNIDEDGFLRITGRVKEIYKLENGKYCVPALVEESLKLSPFINQVMIYGFQKLYNVALIVVEVDALKTHASRNNITGTLEDWLKDEEILKLYKQELRKYAADFQDYERPKRFHLLTEEWTVDNNLITPTLKLKRNRVEERFQEELTGMY, encoded by the coding sequence ATGGAATTGATGTATCAGAACGTTGTGGAAATGATGGATCGCTGCTGCGAAGAATACGCAGATCTGCCCATGTATGGAGCCCCAGCCAATGGTGACTACAATTGGATGACATTTCGCGATTTTGCTGAGACCGTTGCCGATTTGCGGGGAGGACTGGACTGGCTTGGAATCGGGATGGGAGACTGTGTTGGAGTCATCGCAAGCAATATGATTCCTTGGGTTACGATGGCCTACGCAACCTTCAGCGCAGGGGCTGTCTATGTGCCAATGTACCCTCAGCAACACACAGAAGAATGGCAATACATTCTACGCGATGCAGGTTGCAAGGTACTCCTGGTCGCCTCTGAAAAACTCTATCATGAGGCACTGACCTGGCGTGGGGAGATTCTCCCAGAATTGCAGCACGTTGTCCTACTGCGAGAAGCTGCAGATCCTAAAATTCATACCTATGAGGGATTGCGCAAGATGGGCCAGCAGCACCCTGTTCCTGCCCAATACCCAGAAGCTAGTGCACTATTAGAAATCATGTACACATCTGGAACCACTGGTAACCCCAAGGGTGTGATGCTAAGTCATCGTGGAGTACTTTCTACCGTCCAGGCAGGTTTGACGAGCATCCCTTTTCAGAAAGGTGACCGCACACTGGCTTTCTTGCCTTGGGCTCATATTTTTGGCCAGATTTGCGAAATTCATGGGCTGATGATGTTTGGAATGTCTGCAGCCATGAACGAAAATCTTGCTAAATTAGTCGATGAACTGGGCCAGGTCAAACCAACCCTTCTCTTTGCAGTCCCACGTGTTTACAATCGAATTTATGAAAAGATTCATCTACAGATCTACAACAAGTCTCCCAAGCTCTACTCCCTATTCCAATACGGATTGACCTGTTCCGCCAAGCGACGGCATGGTGAGAAACTCTCCCTCAAGGAAGCGCTGTCCTTCAAACTTTGCGACAAGCTCTTCTTCTCGAAGGTTCGGGCACGTTTTGGCAATCGATTGCGGATGGCTTACAGCGGAGGAAGTGCACTGAATCCGGAGGTCATTGAATTTGTCCAAAACATCGGCATCACTCTCCTCGAAGGATATGGACTGACCGAAGCAATTGTCTCCGCCAACGCACCCGATGTTCAGAAGACTGGAGCCGTTGGCAAGCCCTTACCAGGAGTGCGCGTTGAGATTGATCGCTCTGTGACCACGGCCAACGAGCAAGATGGAGAGATCATTATCCATGGCCCAACCCTGATGCTGGGCTACCATAATCTGCCGGAAGAAACCGCGAGTGTGTTCACACCGGAAGGAGGCTTTCGCACTGGAGATGTGGGTAATATTGACGAGGATGGATTCCTTCGGATTACTGGGCGAGTCAAGGAGATTTATAAGCTGGAAAATGGCAAGTACTGTGTCCCAGCTCTAGTGGAAGAATCACTCAAGCTCAGTCCTTTCATTAATCAGGTGATGATCTACGGCTTCCAGAAACTCTACAACGTCGCGCTAATCGTAGTTGAAGTCGATGCCCTGAAAACCCATGCGTCCCGCAACAACATCACTGGCACGCTGGAAGACTGGCTCAAGGATGAAGAGATCCTCAAGCTCTACAAGCAGGAACTCCGTAAATATGCAGCAGACTTTCAGGACTATGAGCGGCCCAAGCGCTTCCATCTACTAACTGAAGAGTGGACCGTGGACAACAACCTGATCACCCCAACTCTGAAGTTGAAGCGCAATCGCGTCGAGGAACGCTTTCAGGAAGAACTGACAGGAATGTACTGA
- the yihA gene encoding ribosome biogenesis GTP-binding protein YihA/YsxC has translation MKIHSAEFLTSAAQPKQFPNPSLPEIAFAGKSNVGKSTLINSLLQRNQLVKTSSTPGKTQLINFFCINDLFHLVDLPGYGYAKVPEAVRRGWQTTIEAYLGERSTLRGVVLIVDVRHKPGEHDRQMKTWLDHYQRPVLVVANKMDKLKRSQYHSQLQQVRTTLQLEQDPLPHSSLDKSGREPIWSALRQWL, from the coding sequence GTGAAGATTCATTCAGCAGAATTTCTTACCAGCGCAGCACAACCCAAGCAATTCCCAAATCCAAGCCTGCCTGAAATCGCCTTTGCTGGAAAATCCAACGTGGGCAAATCCACGTTGATCAATTCATTGCTGCAGCGCAACCAACTGGTCAAGACCAGTTCCACGCCAGGTAAGACCCAGCTGATCAATTTTTTCTGTATTAATGACCTGTTTCATCTGGTCGATCTACCTGGCTATGGCTACGCGAAGGTGCCTGAAGCAGTACGTCGTGGTTGGCAGACAACGATTGAGGCCTATCTTGGGGAGCGTTCCACTCTTCGAGGTGTCGTGCTGATCGTGGATGTCCGCCACAAACCGGGAGAGCATGACCGCCAGATGAAGACTTGGCTGGATCACTACCAGCGGCCCGTCCTAGTTGTGGCCAACAAGATGGATAAGCTCAAGCGGAGCCAGTACCACAGTCAGCTTCAGCAAGTTCGAACTACTCTCCAATTAGAGCAGGACCCCTTGCCACATTCCTCCCTAGACAAGTCTGGGCGTGAACCCATCTGGTCTGCGCTCCGCCAATGGCTTTGA
- the atpG gene encoding ATP synthase F1 subunit gamma: MPSLKEIRNRITSVKKTQKTTSAMKMVSAAKLNRAEDTIRRARPYATKLRAVVSSLSGKLTPDDNPLFRDQEGQRVAVVLMTSDRGLCGGFNANLCKLLARTLHEEGIDSAEMHIVGRKGRDFFRRTNHQIAADYPDARPEHYLDIVFTVLDGLTVRFAAEELDRVCLVFNEYKSILTQEPTIQTLLPIRPLEDAEETEEQEVLFEPYVEELIGPLIQQYIQNQMYTAWLGTLAGEHAARMTAMDSATKNAGEMIKQLNLYYNRSRQAAITKELIEIISGAESL, translated from the coding sequence ATGCCCAGCCTCAAAGAAATCCGCAATCGAATCACTAGCGTCAAAAAGACGCAGAAGACCACCAGCGCAATGAAGATGGTCTCTGCTGCCAAGTTGAACCGAGCTGAGGACACTATCCGACGTGCTCGGCCCTATGCAACAAAACTGAGGGCAGTTGTTTCTTCTCTCTCCGGCAAGTTGACGCCGGATGACAATCCTCTTTTTCGAGATCAAGAGGGGCAACGTGTTGCCGTAGTGCTCATGACCTCAGACCGAGGTCTCTGTGGAGGTTTCAATGCCAATCTTTGTAAACTGCTGGCCCGAACTCTCCATGAAGAGGGTATAGATAGCGCAGAGATGCATATCGTTGGAAGAAAGGGTCGAGACTTTTTCCGCCGTACCAACCACCAGATTGCAGCAGACTATCCTGATGCTAGACCAGAACACTATTTAGATATTGTCTTCACAGTACTTGATGGATTGACTGTACGATTCGCTGCTGAAGAGTTAGACAGAGTCTGTCTGGTTTTCAATGAATATAAGAGCATCTTAACTCAAGAACCAACTATTCAGACCTTGCTGCCGATCCGACCACTCGAAGATGCTGAAGAAACTGAGGAACAGGAGGTACTCTTTGAGCCTTACGTCGAAGAACTCATCGGCCCCTTGATCCAACAGTATATACAAAATCAAATGTATACCGCTTGGTTAGGAACCTTGGCTGGAGAGCATGCAGCCCGAATGACAGCGATGGACTCTGCCACCAAGAACGCTGGAGAAATGATCAAGCAGTTGAATCTATATTACAACCGTAGTCGTCAAGCCGCGATCACGAAGGAACTAATCGAAATCATCAGTGGTGCTGAAAGCTTGTAA
- the atpC gene encoding ATP synthase F1 subunit epsilon — MDKLQLEVLTPSRILLETEVDHVVLPGSMGEMGILPQHIPVVTMLNGGVLSYFVGQKQTYLAVQGGYAQVDNNRVTVLVERAAFAEEIDVVVAEQDEKDAAEHLKQLLSKSSSRASEEEEEVERKRAAAYEAQLLWAIARQSASQHK, encoded by the coding sequence ATGGATAAGCTGCAACTGGAAGTGCTCACACCCAGCCGAATCCTGCTCGAAACCGAAGTAGACCATGTCGTTCTGCCCGGTTCGATGGGAGAGATGGGGATTCTTCCACAACACATTCCTGTCGTCACCATGCTCAACGGTGGTGTCCTGAGCTACTTCGTTGGACAAAAACAAACCTACTTAGCGGTCCAAGGAGGCTACGCTCAAGTTGACAATAACCGCGTCACTGTGTTGGTAGAACGAGCTGCTTTCGCTGAAGAAATTGACGTAGTGGTAGCGGAACAGGATGAAAAAGATGCAGCAGAGCACCTCAAACAACTGTTGAGCAAGTCCTCCTCACGAGCATCAGAAGAGGAGGAAGAAGTAGAACGCAAGCGTGCTGCTGCTTACGAAGCGCAGTTACTCTGGGCCATTGCCCGTCAATCCGCCTCTCAGCACAAGTAA
- a CDS encoding ABC transporter substrate-binding protein: MPLSDCLNGSCGQSYGGSSAIDNQSTNAISIKSRRANSGLLRLVVLLCGCFCCLPSSLWATQGVTSNEIRIGTHTAMSGPAATWGLGAVRALRFHFAEVNAAGGIHGRKLRLIAEDHQYQVVRARQAANKLVLYDRVFVMLAALGTSMNQVALPLQEEHDVANLFPYTSARLMSEPFHPLKFTASVSYYDQAQYLVRHFHQQKLQRFCLMHQNTDYGREMLDGVEAGLQELGMSLTAVETHSPTETNFLNTLLRLREVDCEVVLLGTILGDTIRILQTRKSLQWDVTMAGNVSAYDQIVIDRAGTAAEGLLATASIEMLYPETLTSSAAQDFFTKYQAEYGESPNNAVQMAYFYARILTHALQLAGPELNSEKLTSALESMNNYQDELGGPVLQFGLGDHEGIEQPLLAEVQQGQWRTVQSVMD, translated from the coding sequence ATGCCCCTATCAGACTGCTTGAATGGATCCTGTGGCCAATCTTATGGTGGCAGTTCCGCTATCGACAACCAGTCTACCAACGCTATTTCAATAAAGAGTAGGCGAGCAAACAGCGGACTGCTTCGTCTGGTTGTGCTGCTCTGTGGATGCTTCTGCTGCCTGCCTAGCTCTCTTTGGGCGACTCAAGGTGTGACGTCAAACGAGATTCGCATTGGCACTCATACGGCAATGAGTGGACCCGCTGCCACTTGGGGATTAGGAGCCGTCAGAGCCTTACGCTTTCACTTTGCAGAAGTCAATGCGGCAGGAGGCATTCATGGACGCAAACTACGACTGATCGCCGAGGATCATCAATACCAAGTTGTGAGAGCTCGTCAAGCTGCCAATAAGCTCGTACTTTACGATCGGGTCTTTGTTATGCTAGCCGCCTTGGGAACCAGCATGAACCAAGTTGCCTTGCCACTACAAGAAGAGCACGATGTGGCCAACTTGTTTCCATATACTAGCGCCCGCCTGATGTCAGAACCGTTTCATCCACTCAAGTTTACAGCCAGTGTATCGTACTATGATCAGGCGCAATACTTAGTTCGCCACTTTCACCAACAAAAACTGCAGCGTTTCTGCTTGATGCACCAGAATACGGACTATGGCCGTGAAATGCTTGATGGGGTGGAAGCTGGATTGCAGGAATTGGGGATGTCACTGACTGCTGTGGAGACACACAGCCCAACAGAAACAAACTTTCTCAACACCCTACTTCGCCTGAGGGAAGTTGACTGTGAAGTTGTTCTACTGGGAACCATTCTGGGTGATACCATCCGTATCCTGCAAACCCGAAAATCACTGCAATGGGATGTAACGATGGCTGGTAACGTCTCCGCTTATGATCAAATCGTAATTGATCGTGCAGGAACAGCAGCAGAAGGTCTTCTAGCAACAGCATCTATTGAAATGTTATATCCTGAAACATTAACTTCTTCTGCAGCACAAGATTTCTTCACAAAATATCAGGCTGAATATGGAGAATCTCCAAACAACGCTGTGCAGATGGCTTATTTTTACGCCCGCATTCTAACACACGCTCTGCAGTTGGCTGGGCCAGAACTGAATTCTGAAAAGCTGACTTCAGCCCTTGAATCGATGAACAACTATCAGGATGAACTAGGTGGACCAGTTCTACAATTTGGCCTAGGCGATCACGAAGGGATTGAACAACCATTGCTAGCAGAAGTGCAGCAAGGTCAGTGGCGTACTGTCCAATCCGTGATGGACTGA
- the atpD gene encoding F0F1 ATP synthase subunit beta, with protein MSIGKTTQIMGPVVDVMFESGELPEIYSALEITLEDNSILVCEVQQHLGENTIRSISMGPTEGLARGMEAKSTGKPIQAPVGREVLGRIINVTGEAVDEMGPINNKEFLPIHREPPTFEEQETKAEMLVTGIKVLDLLCPFLRGGKIGLFGGAGVGKTVVIMELIRNIAAEHGGFSVFAGVGERTREGNDLWNEMKESGVLDKTSLVYGQMNEPPGARARVALTGLTIAENFRDAEGADVLMFVDNIFRFTQAGSEVSALLGRIPSAVGYQPTLSTEMGNLQERITSTKKGSITSVQAVYVPADDLTDPAPATTFSHLDATVVLSRAIAELGIYPAVDPLDSTSRILTPDVLGEEHYQTARGVQQLLQRYKDLQDIIAILGMDELSEDDKAVVNRARRVQRFLSQPFFVAEIFTGSAGQYVDIADTVRGFKEILEGKHDDMPEQAFYLVGTIEQAREKASKMAEAEAA; from the coding sequence ATGAGCATAGGTAAGACCACCCAGATCATGGGTCCCGTTGTGGATGTTATGTTTGAAAGCGGAGAGTTGCCCGAAATCTACTCTGCTCTCGAAATCACCCTCGAAGACAATTCAATTCTAGTTTGCGAGGTCCAACAACACCTTGGTGAAAACACTATCCGTAGCATCTCAATGGGGCCTACCGAAGGTTTGGCCCGTGGTATGGAGGCCAAAAGCACAGGCAAGCCAATTCAGGCACCTGTAGGCCGCGAAGTTCTGGGACGAATCATTAACGTCACCGGTGAGGCCGTTGACGAGATGGGGCCAATCAATAATAAGGAATTCTTACCGATTCACCGTGAACCACCAACCTTCGAGGAACAAGAGACGAAGGCAGAGATGTTGGTCACCGGGATCAAGGTTCTGGATCTGCTCTGCCCGTTCCTCAGGGGTGGAAAAATTGGACTATTTGGTGGTGCCGGCGTAGGCAAGACTGTTGTCATCATGGAGTTAATCCGAAACATCGCTGCTGAGCACGGCGGTTTCTCGGTCTTCGCTGGCGTAGGTGAGCGAACTCGCGAGGGTAACGACCTCTGGAACGAGATGAAGGAGTCTGGAGTACTTGATAAGACCAGCCTCGTCTATGGCCAGATGAATGAGCCCCCAGGAGCACGTGCACGAGTAGCCCTGACTGGATTGACCATCGCCGAAAATTTCCGTGATGCTGAGGGAGCGGACGTACTGATGTTCGTTGATAACATTTTCCGCTTCACTCAGGCTGGTTCCGAAGTATCTGCTCTACTGGGTCGAATTCCATCTGCGGTAGGTTACCAACCAACACTCTCGACCGAGATGGGGAACCTACAGGAAAGGATTACTTCGACTAAGAAAGGCTCCATTACCTCCGTACAGGCGGTCTATGTACCCGCAGATGACTTGACAGACCCTGCACCAGCAACGACCTTCTCCCACTTAGATGCAACTGTCGTTTTGAGCCGCGCGATTGCTGAGTTGGGGATCTATCCAGCGGTTGACCCTCTGGATTCAACCTCTCGCATCCTCACACCAGATGTTCTTGGTGAAGAGCACTACCAGACTGCACGAGGAGTCCAGCAGTTGCTACAGCGCTATAAGGACCTGCAGGACATTATCGCGATTTTGGGGATGGACGAACTTTCGGAAGACGATAAAGCTGTTGTTAACCGCGCTCGCAGGGTTCAACGCTTCTTGTCTCAGCCTTTCTTCGTGGCAGAGATTTTCACTGGTTCAGCTGGTCAGTACGTTGATATCGCTGATACTGTCCGTGGATTTAAGGAAATTCTGGAAGGGAAGCACGACGACATGCCCGAGCAGGCCTTCTATCTGGTCGGTACGATTGAGCAAGCCCGTGAAAAGGCTTCGAAAATGGCTGAAGCTGAAGCAGCCTGA
- a CDS encoding UDP-N-acetylglucosamine--N-acetylmuramyl-(pentapeptide) pyrophosphoryl-undecaprenol N-acetylglucosamine transferase → MAYCPIRDGLKRFMTTTLRVLFTGGGSGGPTTPLLAVHEALGALGPTESRFLGTTNGPEQAMVEEAGIPFYAIPAGKLRRYFSWQNFTDPFRILAGGIIGLKHLLQFKPHVVVSAGSFVSVPVAHAARALGIPQVLLQMDVLPGLANRLMAPASSALAYYFPASERAFQRIPERQHVGPVVRSSVYQGDPERANQRFQLNPDLPVLLITGGGQGAVGLNRAIQPLLPAWQKHFQVIHLTGRGSKNDLVHGPRYQTHEFINEGMGDLLARSQLIITRAGLGTLGELSILGKDVILVPLPNSHQELNASTLAEAGAITLLNQQELAENGSQWWSKFWSTYQPGITGQRMQSYWPPQGANAFASLIRQQGLLIS, encoded by the coding sequence GTGGCGTACTGTCCAATCCGTGATGGACTGAAACGCTTCATGACAACAACCCTGCGTGTTTTATTTACAGGAGGAGGATCGGGTGGTCCAACGACTCCTCTCTTAGCAGTGCACGAGGCCTTAGGAGCCTTGGGACCAACCGAATCTCGGTTTCTTGGCACAACAAACGGCCCAGAGCAAGCCATGGTAGAGGAGGCAGGCATACCCTTCTATGCCATCCCAGCTGGCAAGTTGCGCCGCTATTTCAGCTGGCAAAACTTCACAGATCCCTTTCGTATTCTAGCTGGTGGAATAATTGGTTTAAAACACCTACTGCAGTTCAAGCCTCACGTTGTGGTCTCTGCTGGAAGCTTTGTCAGCGTGCCTGTTGCCCATGCAGCTCGAGCATTAGGCATCCCTCAAGTATTGCTACAAATGGATGTCTTGCCAGGACTGGCTAACCGGTTGATGGCTCCAGCCAGTTCAGCGCTGGCTTATTATTTTCCAGCCTCTGAGAGAGCCTTTCAACGCATCCCGGAGCGACAACACGTCGGTCCCGTTGTACGCAGCTCTGTTTATCAAGGAGATCCCGAACGGGCCAACCAGCGCTTTCAGCTGAATCCTGACCTACCGGTTTTGCTAATCACTGGTGGAGGACAAGGTGCCGTTGGCTTGAACAGAGCCATTCAACCGCTGTTGCCGGCCTGGCAGAAACACTTCCAGGTGATTCACCTGACTGGGCGGGGTAGTAAAAATGATCTGGTGCATGGTCCTCGCTATCAGACCCATGAATTTATCAACGAGGGCATGGGTGATCTATTAGCCCGTAGTCAGCTTATAATTACCCGCGCAGGCCTTGGCACCCTCGGTGAGTTATCGATTCTAGGCAAGGATGTGATCCTTGTTCCTCTACCGAACAGCCACCAGGAATTAAATGCTTCCACATTGGCTGAAGCTGGCGCTATCACACTGCTAAACCAGCAGGAATTGGCTGAAAATGGATCGCAATGGTGGTCCAAATTTTGGTCTACATATCAACCAGGTATCACCGGACAACGAATGCAGTCCTACTGGCCACCGCAAGGCGCTAACGCGTTTGCTAGTCTGATTCGCCAACAAGGCCTGCTTATATCTTAA
- the guaA gene encoding glutamine-hydrolyzing GMP synthase, with translation MPNDDFLAVLDFGSQYAHLIAKRIRHLGVYTEIFPPSIDTDSLEAAKGIILSGGPASVFAEDVPAFNPEILNLSQPILGLCYGHQLMAKHFDGCVANTGQGEFGKASLRQLSPSPLWKDVADNSQVWMSHQDSVTELPQDFQVIGETISGSLTALQHEERPLFSLQFHPEVTDTLAGTQILSNFVKLCKAHPSWSMERFIEQTKDELQQQVGEHNVLMFLSGGVDSSVAFALLNEALGKERVLGLFINNGFLRLNEAEQILQRYEQLGYDNVVGRDYSEAFLEAIAGEVDPQRKRHQVGNTFLTVREKLLEELKLNPGEWLLGQGTLYPDIIESGGTKHAKVIKSHHNRVDAIQDLIAKGHVVEPLKELYKDEVRRVGELMGLPKEIVWRHPFPGPGLSINVLCSNEDTILQPEHNSTLDTLHQHLSPTQASLLPVRSVGVQGDQRTYTEPAVLLGPTDWEWFENTSIRLTNQVRAINRVVAYLPPQPIDQLPNWRVRRAFCEKPRLNLLRAAEAHVSEAFANHGWLERIFQLLVILLPISQDGHQDSIVLRPVISEDVMTARFAPVDWQVLHELLPQLYALDGIDSVFFDITHKPPATFGWE, from the coding sequence ATGCCCAATGACGACTTTCTGGCAGTTCTTGATTTTGGGAGCCAGTACGCCCACCTGATTGCCAAGCGAATCCGACACCTAGGAGTTTATACCGAGATCTTTCCACCCTCTATTGACACAGATAGCCTTGAGGCTGCCAAGGGCATCATTCTTTCTGGAGGGCCTGCTTCTGTCTTTGCTGAGGATGTACCAGCCTTCAATCCAGAAATCCTCAACCTCTCTCAGCCCATTCTTGGCCTCTGCTACGGCCACCAACTGATGGCCAAGCACTTTGATGGATGTGTAGCCAACACGGGGCAGGGAGAGTTCGGCAAAGCTTCTCTGCGTCAACTGAGCCCTTCTCCCTTATGGAAAGATGTTGCCGACAACTCCCAAGTCTGGATGAGCCACCAGGACAGCGTCACGGAGCTTCCACAGGATTTCCAGGTGATTGGTGAAACCATTTCAGGTAGCCTGACCGCTCTGCAGCACGAGGAACGTCCGTTGTTTTCCCTGCAGTTTCACCCAGAAGTCACTGACACACTGGCAGGCACTCAGATTCTCAGCAATTTCGTGAAACTCTGCAAGGCACACCCTAGCTGGAGCATGGAACGGTTCATTGAGCAGACAAAGGATGAACTTCAACAACAAGTTGGTGAGCACAATGTGCTGATGTTCCTCAGTGGTGGTGTGGACTCTTCGGTTGCCTTTGCTTTGTTAAACGAAGCCCTAGGCAAGGAAAGGGTGCTAGGACTCTTCATCAATAATGGCTTTCTACGTCTGAATGAGGCCGAGCAAATTCTCCAACGCTACGAACAGCTAGGTTATGACAATGTGGTTGGCAGAGACTACAGCGAGGCTTTTCTAGAGGCAATCGCCGGTGAAGTGGACCCACAACGGAAACGACACCAGGTTGGCAACACCTTTTTGACAGTACGGGAAAAACTACTGGAAGAATTAAAATTGAACCCTGGTGAATGGCTGCTCGGACAGGGCACGCTCTATCCAGACATCATCGAATCTGGAGGCACCAAACACGCCAAGGTGATCAAGTCCCATCATAACCGAGTCGATGCAATCCAGGATTTGATTGCCAAGGGTCATGTTGTTGAGCCACTCAAAGAACTCTACAAGGATGAGGTGCGACGCGTCGGGGAACTAATGGGACTACCCAAAGAAATCGTCTGGCGCCATCCGTTTCCTGGGCCGGGTCTTTCAATCAACGTCCTCTGTTCCAATGAAGATACAATCCTTCAGCCCGAACACAACAGTACACTGGACACACTACACCAACATCTGTCACCCACTCAGGCTTCTCTACTACCAGTACGCAGCGTAGGTGTACAGGGAGATCAACGAACCTACACAGAGCCGGCTGTGCTACTCGGCCCAACAGACTGGGAGTGGTTCGAGAACACTTCGATTCGACTGACTAACCAAGTACGTGCGATCAATCGGGTCGTGGCCTATCTTCCCCCTCAACCAATAGATCAGCTACCCAACTGGCGGGTCCGTCGTGCCTTCTGTGAAAAGCCTCGCCTAAACTTGCTACGTGCTGCTGAGGCTCACGTCAGTGAAGCCTTCGCCAATCATGGCTGGCTGGAGCGTATCTTTCAATTGCTGGTTATCCTGCTGCCAATTTCTCAGGATGGTCACCAAGACAGCATCGTGCTACGTCCCGTCATATCTGAAGATGTGATGACTGCGCGCTTCGCCCCCGTGGACTGGCAAGTTCTCCATGAACTTTTGCCCCAACTCTATGCTCTGGATGGAATTGACTCCGTCTTCTTCGATATCACTCACAAGCCTCCTGCTACGTTTGGGTGGGAGTAG
- a CDS encoding twin-arginine translocase TatA/TatE family subunit: MFGIGLPELVIIVVIALIFIGPKQLPGVMRSVGKGLVELKRATNDIRHTVQTEMDTIERDLEVKDIKKDFENDFGGVANKFGSLKLSQMSTGDKLEAVANAFEKGQEDLAARKENVAAAEAKEAESTATASTTDSTVSKTNGTATT, from the coding sequence ATGTTTGGCATCGGTCTGCCAGAGTTAGTCATCATTGTTGTGATTGCGCTGATCTTCATTGGACCCAAGCAACTTCCTGGAGTCATGCGCTCCGTTGGCAAGGGGCTCGTTGAACTCAAACGGGCTACCAACGATATTCGTCACACCGTACAGACTGAGATGGATACCATTGAGCGGGATCTCGAAGTGAAGGATATCAAGAAAGACTTTGAGAATGACTTCGGTGGAGTGGCCAACAAGTTCGGTTCATTGAAGCTCTCTCAGATGAGTACTGGAGACAAGCTGGAAGCAGTGGCAAATGCGTTTGAAAAGGGGCAGGAGGACTTGGCCGCACGAAAGGAAAATGTAGCAGCTGCTGAAGCCAAGGAAGCTGAATCAACCGCTACTGCGAGCACAACAGATTCCACTGTTAGCAAAACGAACGGAACTGCCACAACTTAA
- a CDS encoding RlmE family RNA methyltransferase: MKKVQDHYFHKARKDGYVARSAYKLEEIDQRHQLLKRGQKVLDLGCAPGSWLQYTSRRIGESGRLLGIDLQAVAISLPPQVEVFQADIYKLDYSGAWWENPFDVILSDMAPKTTGVRSADADRSYALNQHTLWLAEQHLSKGGCLLVKAFQGAPFQQLQQEFRQMFTEVKICKPKSSRSESVEIFLLGKKKQKSQGGKEGISQS; the protein is encoded by the coding sequence ATGAAGAAGGTTCAGGACCATTATTTTCACAAGGCCCGCAAGGATGGTTATGTTGCCCGCTCAGCTTATAAACTAGAGGAAATTGACCAGCGTCACCAGTTGCTGAAACGTGGTCAGAAGGTTCTTGATTTAGGCTGTGCACCAGGATCTTGGTTACAGTACACGTCAAGGCGTATTGGTGAGAGTGGACGCTTGCTGGGGATTGATCTACAAGCTGTAGCGATCAGCCTGCCGCCACAGGTGGAAGTATTTCAGGCGGATATCTACAAGCTTGATTACAGTGGTGCCTGGTGGGAGAACCCTTTCGATGTCATCCTAAGTGACATGGCTCCAAAGACCACAGGTGTTCGTTCTGCCGATGCAGATCGCTCTTATGCACTCAATCAACACACTTTATGGTTGGCAGAACAACATCTGAGTAAAGGAGGATGCTTGCTGGTCAAGGCCTTTCAGGGAGCACCCTTCCAGCAGCTTCAACAGGAGTTCCGACAAATGTTTACCGAAGTCAAAATCTGTAAGCCGAAAAGTTCTCGATCGGAGAGCGTAGAAATATTCTTATTGGGGAAGAAGAAGCAGAAAAGCCAGGGGGGGAAGGAGGGCATCTCCCAGAGCTAG